Genomic segment of Gloeocapsa sp. PCC 7428:
AACGACCCATAGCTCAATTTTGAATATTGGATGTGTTGGATGTGGAATTATGATTCTCTGCCACCGCGACCGCGTTTGGAGGACTTACGTCGGCGACGAACAATCAAAGCATTACTTGCTTTTTTCGGCTTACGTGTTTTAGCTCCCAGCGTTGGCTTACCCCACGGTGTCACAGGTCCTGGTCTACCAATTGGCGCTCTACCCTCTCCGCCACCATGCGGGTGATCGACTGGGTTCATCACACTACCTCTGACTTTGGGTCGCCGTCCTTTCCAACGATTGTGTCCAGCTTTTCCTGAACTGAGGTTACGTGCATCAATATTCCCGACTTGTCCAATTGTGGCGTAGCATTCGCGACGTATAAGGCGGACTTCACCGGAAGGAAGCTTGAGCGTAACGTAGTTACCTTCTTTGGCGACAACCTGGGCACTAGCACCTGCGGCACGGACAATTTGCGCACCACGACCAGGATACAGTTCAACATTGTGAACGGTTGTTCCTAGAGGAATGCGGCTGAGTGGTAATGCATTACCGTCCTCGAAAGGTGCATCAGGTCCAGAAATTACGGTTTGCCCAACTTTCAAGCCATTCGGTTGAAGAATGTAGCGCTTTTCGCCGTCTTGGTAATACAGCAGTGCAATGCGCGCGTTACGGTTGGGATCGTACTCGATCGCGGCAACTTTGGCGGGAATGT
This window contains:
- the rplB gene encoding 50S ribosomal protein L2; its protein translation is MGTRSYRPYTPSTRQRVVSDFSEITKTEPERSLTVSVHRAKGRNNRGVITSRRRGGGHKRLYRVIDFKRNKHNIPAKVAAIEYDPNRNARIALLYYQDGEKRYILQPNGLKVGQTVISGPDAPFEDGNALPLSRIPLGTTVHNVELYPGRGAQIVRAAGASAQVVAKEGNYVTLKLPSGEVRLIRRECYATIGQVGNIDARNLSSGKAGHNRWKGRRPKVRGSVMNPVDHPHGGGEGRAPIGRPGPVTPWGKPTLGAKTRKPKKASNALIVRRRRKSSKRGRGGRES